One Triticum dicoccoides isolate Atlit2015 ecotype Zavitan chromosome 5B, WEW_v2.0, whole genome shotgun sequence genomic window carries:
- the LOC119305286 gene encoding uncharacterized protein LOC119305286: protein MERFAERINHRILPLEAAKLLDASNLGGPAADEARDRAKLLAETYPYSPRAQLLRAYIDLAPVRALDPAMDKKQLLRRALTTVSQAAENFDHSLMVALFHAKLLFVLDNFDAAERECRRAVRIETPNDPKWDDIPPMAALGADSDARVSYVKKQLRVLLKQIIVVAALYWSSMKNALQGQRVVSVTVDTLQAHYDGIDKSAAKTISDATRFLKNQESWSFWICLNSRCDGKKFSDTSSLWQHTCSKHRDELWGKLQSLIDPEYYENSSQDDHSLVGITLSRQSDTFLLPRVQDMFESLLLSPSVGIQAEPFAEMRQRKCREGSEILGSIREKLRMLPKDTLSTEFQECCSGIDKLWLKFLQVTVVDYREIILPLARSYQWIELKKRIPFYLNHPGTRRIGFADANIDIICGTSGQSVKEMASTSSSQQSLTVSNKNNADKELSILSVIIQSLCNLRHFRDKLLMGPLVWIPSADNPCIAQQLYEIFSSWEKNDHHLTDVVLTYMKTLLCRVVDCSTFYEKVGKTFASEIVATILIELHMSETCSRFRENKETERHVVNRITCGDCICPTHYLFGIKFDAQISCSCAKSSGEYLYTTLFHKLDAGSPQTAKIKSFAELPVLLDEQFREDNKCDHCGSLQNIDLFLSNTPHFFTIVLNWLGGSESQDALSEVLAGITSPLDIEFFCRIAHPAAMYAVTSMVRAQQTILFS from the exons ATGGAGCGCTTCGCGGAAAGAATCAACCACAGGATTCTGCCATTGGAGGCCGCCAAGTTGCTGGACGCCAGCAATCTCGGCGGGCCTGCCGCCGATGAAGCGCGGGACCGTGCAAAGCTTCTCGCCGAGACCTACCCCTACTCGCCGCGCGCCCAGCTACTCCGCGCGTACATCGACTTGGCACCAGTCCGTGCCCTCGATCCGGCAATGGACAAGAAGCAGCTTCTGCGCCGCGCGCTCACCACCGTGTCTCAAGCGGCAGAAAACTTCGACCACTCGCTCATGGTTGCCTTGTTCCACGCCAAGCTCTTATTCGTCCTGGATAACTTTGATGCTGCGGAGAGAGAGTGCCGCCGGGCAGTTCGCATCGAGACGCCGAATGACCCCAAGTGGGATGACATACCTCCCATGGCTGCTCTTGGGGCAGATTCTGATGCCAGAGTATCTTATGTCAAGAAGCAGCTCCGTGTCTTGCTCAAGCAGATCATAGTTGTGGCTGCATTATACTGGTCCTCTATGAAGAACGCACTGCAGGGCCAACGCGTCGTATCAGTGACGGTTGACACGCTGCAGGCGCACTATGATGGAATCGACAAGTCGGCAGCAAAGACCATATCTGATGCAACGCGCTTTCTCAAGAATCAGGAGTCATGGAGTTtctggatttgcctcaattccCGTTGTGATGGCAAGAAGTTCTCGGACACTAGTTCGCTCTGGCAACACACGTGCAGCAAGCACCGAGATGAGCTCTGGGGGAAGCTGCAGTCACTTATAGATCCAGAATATTATGAGAATTCATCACAGGATGATCACTCGTTGGTTGGGATAACTCTCAGCCGCCAGTCTGACACCTTCCTTTTACCAAGGGTGCAGGATATGTTTGAATCCTTGCTGCTTTCACCATCTGTTGGAATACAGGCAGAGCCCTTCGCTGAAATGCGACAAAGGAAATGCAGAGAAGGATCTGAGATCCTTGGGAGCATCAGGGAGAAGCTGAGGATGTTGCCTAAAGATACACTTAGCACTGAG TTTCAGGAGTGCTGTTCTGGAATAGACAAATTGTGGCTAAAGTTTCTTCAAGTTACTGTTGTGGATTATCGTGAAATCATTCTTCCCCTTGCGAGATCATACCAATGG ATAGAATTGAAGAAACGGATTCCTTTTTATCTAAATCATCCTGGTACTAGGCGTATTGGATTTGCTGATGCCAATATTGATATTATATGCG GAACTTCTGGCCAATCTGTCAAGGAAATGGCAAGCACCTCCAGTTCTCAACAAAGCCTTACTGTTTCCAACAAGAACAATGCTGATAAAGAATTGTCTATCTTGAGTGTAATCATACAG TCATTGTGCAATCTGAGGCATTTCAGAGATAAACTTCTGATGGGGCCACTTGTATGGATCCCGTCAGCTGATAATCCCTGCATTGCACAGCAACTTTATGAAATCTTCTCTTCTTGGGAGAAAAATGACCACCACTTAACCGATGTTGTACTGACTTACATGAAGACTCTTCTCTGCAGAGTTGTAGATTGCAGCACTTTTTATGAAAAG GTTGGGAAAACTTTTGCTTCTGAGATTGTGGCCACAATTCTCATTGAATTGCATATGTCAGAAACTTGTTCGCGTTTTAGAGAAAACAAGGAGACCGAGAGACATGTAGTGAACCGAATCACATGCGGAGATTGCATATGCCCAACAcattatctttttgggatcaaattTGATGCCCAAATCAGCTGTAGCTGTGCGAAGTCTTCCGGTGAATACCTGTATACCACACTTTTCCATAAACTTGATGCCGGTTCACCTCAAACAGCAAAG ATCAAGTCCTTTGCAGAGCTTCCGGTCCTATTGGATGAACAGTTTCGCGAGGACAACAAATGCGACCATTGTGGAAGTCTGCAGAATATTGATCTCTTTCTTTCAAACACACCACACTTCTTTACAATAG TTTTGAACTGGCTGGGTGGCAGTGAAAGCCAGGACGCACTATCTGAAGTTCTGGCTGGCATCACGTCTCCCCTTGACATTGAGTTCTTTTGCAGAATTGCTCATCCTGCAGCTATGTATGCTGTCACCTCCATGGTACGTGCACAGCAAACTATTCTATTTTCCTAA